Proteins from one Bacteroides mediterraneensis genomic window:
- a CDS encoding RadC family protein, protein MNIDYKVGEVKLSYKPKFKNQQKVTCSEDAYKYMLSTYKKGTICYKEYFKVLFLNQANQILGYTLISEGGLTETIADIRLIFQAALLTNSVALILAHNHPSGNLKPSPEDIRLTKQIREASNFMRIKILDHIIISDTEYYSFADEGIL, encoded by the coding sequence ATGAATATAGATTATAAAGTAGGAGAAGTGAAACTTTCCTACAAACCCAAATTCAAAAATCAGCAAAAAGTAACCTGCTCAGAGGATGCTTATAAATATATGCTTTCCACATATAAGAAAGGAACTATATGCTACAAGGAATATTTCAAAGTCCTGTTCCTAAATCAAGCCAACCAGATTTTAGGATATACTCTAATTTCAGAGGGAGGACTGACAGAAACGATTGCAGATATAAGACTTATTTTTCAAGCTGCACTACTTACAAATTCCGTAGCTTTAATTCTGGCACATAATCATCCAAGTGGAAATTTAAAGCCAAGCCCAGAGGATATAAGGCTTACAAAACAGATAAGGGAAGCATCAAATTTCATGCGAATAAAAATCTTAGACCATATCATCATTTCAGATACAGAATACTACAGTTTTGCAGATGAAGGAATACTGTAA
- a CDS encoding type II toxin-antitoxin system Phd/YefM family antitoxin: protein MRTANYTDLRANLKSYIDAVIDDYDTVVVNRGNGKGVVMISLDEYNSLKETEYIMSSPETMEAIHKGEEDIKNGNSISQKEGESIEDFLKRATCTE, encoded by the coding sequence ATGAGAACAGCCAATTACACAGATTTAAGAGCCAACTTGAAAAGCTACATTGATGCGGTCATTGACGATTATGATACCGTAGTTGTCAATCGTGGGAATGGCAAAGGAGTAGTAATGATTTCTTTGGATGAATACAATTCTCTAAAAGAAACAGAGTACATCATGTCGTCACCTGAAACAATGGAAGCAATACATAAAGGTGAAGAGGATATTAAGAACGGTAACTCTATATCCCAAAAGGAAGGTGAAAGCATAGAGGATTTCTTAAAACGGGCAACATGTACAGAATAA
- a CDS encoding phage integrase SAM-like domain-containing protein: MLTINPEIVKVQRQSNECFTVRLRFTLNRKMKRVSTSLFATPNDLTKDFKIKATSPLKKEVNTLIQSYQSKCAKLQIELNDYTIEDIMDYLNSEKQKLQTIDFIKFSREWIASTTIKGAPNYTSAINALVRFIRKEELDINLVTSDFLEQFKSFLNKEREVRIRRLKQQGKRVTSNRTLSLYLISIKKLFNEAKKKYNKKDKNLILIPHSPFDDFVIPKQEATRKRAIPADIIKKVWELPYKDMKKGYKATCRYNLAKDCFILSFCLMGINSADLYSATEMKTNTIIYNRTKTKDRRLDCAKMMVDIPKIIQPIIDKYRDKTGKRLFNFYQYYCDEKGFNKAINYGLKEIGSILGIDDLEYYAARHSWATIALNKVGIDKYIVHAALNHIDDSMKVTDIYIERDFVNENKANAKVVRYVFGK; this comes from the coding sequence ATGCTGACAATCAATCCAGAAATTGTAAAAGTACAAAGACAATCTAATGAATGTTTCACTGTACGCCTTAGATTCACACTAAACAGGAAGATGAAACGTGTGTCAACAAGCCTTTTTGCAACTCCTAATGACTTGACAAAAGATTTTAAAATCAAAGCGACATCACCATTGAAGAAAGAAGTAAATACTCTAATTCAAAGCTATCAAAGTAAATGTGCAAAACTTCAAATAGAATTAAATGATTATACCATAGAAGATATAATGGATTATTTGAACAGTGAGAAACAAAAGCTGCAAACAATAGATTTTATAAAGTTCAGTCGTGAATGGATAGCCTCAACAACTATAAAAGGTGCACCCAATTATACTTCTGCCATTAATGCTTTGGTACGTTTTATTCGTAAAGAAGAATTGGATATTAATTTGGTTACATCCGATTTTCTGGAACAATTCAAATCTTTTCTCAACAAGGAACGTGAAGTTAGAATCAGGAGATTAAAACAACAAGGTAAACGTGTCACCTCAAACCGTACTCTTTCTCTTTATTTGATAAGCATAAAGAAACTATTTAATGAAGCCAAAAAGAAATACAATAAAAAAGATAAAAATCTAATTCTTATTCCTCATTCTCCTTTTGATGATTTCGTAATACCCAAACAGGAAGCTACACGCAAAAGAGCTATCCCAGCAGACATAATAAAGAAAGTCTGGGAACTACCATACAAGGATATGAAGAAAGGATATAAAGCCACCTGCCGTTATAATTTGGCTAAAGATTGCTTCATTTTATCATTCTGTCTTATGGGAATTAATTCAGCAGACCTTTATAGTGCAACAGAAATGAAAACTAATACTATTATATATAATAGAACTAAAACAAAAGACCGTAGGCTCGATTGTGCAAAAATGATGGTGGATATTCCTAAAATCATTCAACCTATTATTGATAAATACAGGGATAAGACAGGTAAACGATTATTCAATTTCTATCAATATTACTGTGACGAAAAAGGTTTCAACAAGGCTATCAATTATGGCTTAAAAGAAATTGGTTCTATTTTAGGGATTGATGATTTAGAATATTATGCAGCTCGCCATAGTTGGGCAACCATAGCATTAAATAAAGTAGGAATAGACAAATACATAGTTCATGCTGCCTTGAATCATATAGACGATTCCATGAAAGTGACAGATATTTACATTGAACGTGACTTTGTGAATGAAAATAAAGCAAATGCCAAAGTTGTACGGTATGTGTTTGGTAAGTAG
- a CDS encoding Txe/YoeB family addiction module toxin yields the protein MYRITLSEQARKDYLYFTQSGNKAILNKIKTLLEDIAAHPYTGIGKPEPLKYELAGKWSRRINAEHRIVYSVHNDIIEVYIFSMRYHYSKK from the coding sequence ATGTACAGAATAACATTATCGGAACAGGCACGGAAAGATTATCTATACTTTACCCAAAGCGGAAACAAGGCTATCTTAAACAAAATCAAAACTTTATTGGAAGATATTGCCGCACACCCATACACAGGAATAGGAAAACCAGAACCGCTTAAATATGAACTGGCAGGCAAATGGTCAAGAAGAATCAATGCAGAGCATAGAATTGTTTACTCCGTGCATAATGATATAATAGAGGTTTACATATTCTCTATGAGATACCATTATTCCAAGAAATAA
- a CDS encoding DUF3871 family protein gives MRDLVIMPAMAQNRERMNLGEYAEEATIIMDEPVKPANHFIEANTQEVTLNHLKNDCITPVFSKDNELTINHAQFVETIQDAAQSFFSGEKVEQATIRASHIIKGRIPEAIHKPANQLLESDKTIYYERAAFSIDIPTIYETVGGNKLNLSIVGVRAYNQMNLYSKKVPELFRLAIGFKNQVCCNMCIFTDGYKDDLRVSNTTELYRAALELFSNYNPAKHIYLMQQLGNTTMSEHQFCQIIGRMRLYQCLPTGYQKALPRMLLTDTQINSVAKAYINDENFGSFGSELNMWKFYNLLTGANKSSYIDSFLDRSLNATEMALGINSALHGDERYKWFID, from the coding sequence ATGAGAGATTTAGTTATTATGCCAGCTATGGCACAGAATCGTGAGAGAATGAATTTGGGTGAATATGCAGAAGAAGCTACCATTATCATGGACGAGCCAGTAAAGCCAGCCAATCATTTTATTGAAGCCAACACACAGGAAGTAACATTGAATCATTTGAAGAATGATTGCATTACTCCAGTGTTCTCTAAGGACAATGAGCTTACAATCAATCATGCTCAGTTTGTAGAAACCATACAGGATGCAGCACAATCTTTCTTTAGTGGTGAAAAGGTGGAACAAGCCACAATCAGAGCAAGCCACATTATTAAAGGCAGAATCCCAGAAGCAATCCACAAACCAGCCAACCAACTATTGGAATCTGATAAGACCATCTATTATGAAAGGGCAGCTTTCAGCATTGATATTCCTACTATCTATGAAACTGTGGGAGGAAACAAGCTGAATCTTTCCATCGTAGGTGTGAGAGCTTACAACCAGATGAATCTATATTCAAAGAAAGTTCCAGAGTTGTTCCGTTTGGCTATCGGATTCAAAAATCAAGTCTGCTGTAACATGTGCATCTTTACTGATGGTTACAAGGATGATTTGAGAGTAAGCAATACCACAGAACTCTATCGTGCAGCGTTGGAACTGTTCAGTAACTACAATCCAGCCAAACATATTTATCTGATGCAGCAATTAGGTAACACTACTATGAGTGAGCACCAGTTCTGCCAGATAATAGGCAGAATGCGACTTTATCAATGCTTGCCAACAGGCTACCAGAAAGCACTACCCAGAATGTTGCTTACTGATACACAGATAAACAGTGTAGCCAAGGCATACATCAATGATGAAAACTTTGGCAGCTTTGGAAGTGAGCTTAATATGTGGAAATTCTACAACCTGTTGACTGGAGCTAACAAGTCAAGCTATATTGATTCATTCTTAGACCGTTCCTTGAATGCTACAGAAATGGCTTTGGGAATCAATTCAGCTTTACATGGTGATGAGAGATATAAATGGTTCATTGATTAA
- a CDS encoding tyrosine-type recombinase/integrase, translated as MSLKYSSTTADYLVWSDAMNLIRKLAKDDNYKISLLIALGCFTGLRISDILALRWKQILDTDEFTVIEKKTGKIRTIRLNPQLQEHIRECYEHINPVGINAPILVSQKGTVFSVQRINIILKEVKKKYRLKIKNFSCHSLRKTFGRQVYNMNSENSELALVKLMELFNHSSVAITKRYLGLRQEEILQTYESLSF; from the coding sequence ATGTCACTTAAATATTCAAGCACAACAGCAGACTATCTTGTCTGGTCTGATGCAATGAACCTAATAAGAAAACTGGCTAAAGATGATAATTACAAAATATCACTTCTTATAGCTTTAGGGTGTTTTACTGGATTGAGAATCTCAGATATTCTGGCTTTAAGATGGAAGCAGATATTAGATACAGACGAATTTACTGTAATTGAGAAAAAGACTGGTAAGATAAGAACCATAAGGCTGAATCCCCAGCTACAGGAACATATCAGAGAATGTTACGAGCATATAAACCCAGTTGGAATAAATGCACCTATCTTAGTAAGTCAGAAAGGTACAGTCTTTTCAGTCCAGAGAATTAATATCATTCTTAAAGAGGTGAAGAAGAAGTACAGGCTAAAGATTAAGAACTTTTCCTGCCATTCACTTAGAAAAACTTTTGGCAGACAGGTTTATAATATGAATAGTGAGAATTCAGAGCTGGCATTAGTAAAGCTTATGGAACTTTTCAATCATAGCTCTGTTGCCATTACTAAAAGATACTTGGGATTAAGGCAGGAAGAAATCTTACAGACTTATGAATCTTTGAGCTTTTAA